The DNA region GGAGTGACTGTTCATTTGGTATGAAATTGAAGCACTAGATGGAGAAAGGGACAAGAATAGGATAGTAGTAACGTTGTTGAGGAAGGAGaggttgaatttgaatttgagaaGGCCGGTGATTGGTTTACGTGTAAGTTGATAAGAACAGTATTTGGTCTCAATGTTTGATGCCTGCTTCGATTTGACACACCGATTTCGATTTATCATGGACAGACTTATCTGCAATAATCTGAAATCAAATTCTTCCCTCACTCCCTACTCTTTTTGATATTGCAATGTCACACTGCACCCACACATGTTCAATTCAtcaacatatatattattttcttctgCATGCTCAATTCAACCCATCACGTACcttatggtatatatatatatatatatatatatatatatatatatatatgtgtgtgtgtgtgtgtgtgtgaattgAACCGatcatcatatcatatcataacaTAACATTTACATGCTATGTACAATCATGACCACAACGACTTTTATATAGATATCTATCTATATATGTGTCAAACAATTTATGCTCGCCAGAGAGTTTAATTTCATGTCACATGGATGGGATTTGAAGAtagcattcattcattcattcataccttttcaaaattatattaaacCTTAGCTTGTTAATAAACATTATTAGAGTGATTTTATATATGTATCCCGCACGAGGGTAATGTTAGGTGAAGAAACAGTCACCTTGACTTTAATTTGATTGGATGTCCACTCGATTTCACTGCATTTTTCGGATGACTAAATAAGGCTGCATTACCAAGTATGTCGAGATTTACAAGTAATGTATAGTTGAATGAGTCAAACTATTATAGATTAGTTAATCCTCCtatatacaaatttttattataatgtaAAGAACAAAAGTCATTTATTTATGCCTTTATAATTAGGTAGCTGTTATTGTATAGGACAAGGGAATAACAAGACAAATCCCATCCAAAACCAAAAGAACCACTCATGATTACGTAGGTCTAGTTGATATATAGCTGCAGCTATATACATCTTTTACATGAATTGAACCATCACTCATGCAGAATATATATAATCATCACCATTAACACTTTTCAGTTTTCCCTACTCCCTACTTGGCACGCTAATGTTGTCTTTCTCTAACTTTTAATGATTTACTTTGGGCTTCAAATAATTCACATGAAATACGGCTATGAAAGTGGCCTTAATAGGCCCAATACCCGAAAGCCCATACATACATAGTTGTTAACGGTTTAAGCCGTTATAACAAAATATTAACCGAAAATTGGGAGTACGTTAAACTCTTTTGGAACCACAGGCATCGTTTCATTTCATTCCCTGAATTTGAGCATTACTATTGCACCCTGTTTCCGTTGCCACTTCTTCCAAACCTGGATTTCAAAACCAATAAACTATGGTTCTGATGATCCTTAGTATTTTCAGATTCAACGCCAATCCATCTCAATATCTCAGACAACACCCGtctcaaaaccaaaataaaaatcaattctttctttgattttctctctcactttctcttcattcattctctctctttctctctctctctcgattTGTGATTGAGGCAAATGGGGGCGTATACCGCTGATGAAGATTACGATTATTTGTTCAAGGTGGTGCTGATTGGTGACTCTGGTGTGGGAAAATCGAACCTTTTGTCGAGATTCACCAAGAATGAATTCAGCAATGAATCAAAGTCCACCATTGGGGTTGAGTTTGCCACAAGAAGCATTAGGGTAGATGATAAGATTGTCAAGGCTCAGATTTGGGACACTGCTGGCCAAGAAAGGTAAAAATATTTCATTATTCATCATTCCCTTTGTGAATTTGATTCCCCCTGTAAAAAATATGAATATCCATGATTTGTTATTGGAAGCTTACACTTTCATTGTTTCAATTATGTGGATTGAGTTGTTCTGATGAAATGACATTCACAAAATCTGGATAGATGTCTCTGAGGCATTTAAGATTGTCATTTTTGTCATCATATTTTGTAGAGAGATTCAATGCCTAATGTGATATATAACTCATCTTGCATTGCTTTTAATTCAAGGTATCGAGCAATTACAAGTGCATACTATCGAGGAGCCGTTGGGGCATTACTAGTGTATGATGTTACCCGCCATGTAACATTCGAGAATGTGGCAAGGTGGTTGAAGGAGCTGAGAGATCACACAGATGCAAACATTGTGGTTATGCTTGTGGGAAACAAAGCAGACCTCCGCCATCTGCGGGCGGTTTCAACCGATGACGCCACGGCCTTTGCTGAAAGAGAGAGCACATTTTTCATGGAAACATCTGCTCTGGAGGCCTTCAATGTCGAAAACGCCTTCACAGAGGTCATGAAGCAGATCTATCATGTTGTGAGCAAGAGGGCACTCGACATTGATGATGATCCAACATCTTTACCAAAAGGGCAATCAATCAATGTTGGGTCTAGAGATGATGTTTCAGCAGTCAAGAATGGTGGATGTTGCTCTTCCTGAACTTGCACTCAGAATCTCTCGATTTGCATATTCCTTGTTTATATCAATGTAGAGAGCATCATTGTCGTAGAGAGCATCACTCTCTAACCTTTCTATTTCTTTGTCTATAGAGAAATCAAATCAGCCTTAGGAAATATACACTTTAATTGTGCTTGCTTCTTATTTTGTTGTGTATTATCAAGGTATTCGTTTATTTATCTAATCTAATATAATTCATTCAGTACTTTGCTTTGCTTCACTCTTGTCTATGAATATTGGCAAAAGCATCTAACCTTGTTCTTTCCCCAATCATATGCAACATTCAAAGTGAAAACTAAGGTGTAGTCGACTTAATGGAAAGTTGATAGTTGATAGTCGAGAGCCGCagaatgaaaatttagtcaaatcagtcaaatcatctaccGGCTCTTAGTTATCAACTTCTACTGTACCTGAGTTTCCACCAGCATTCAgttatgttttaattttgaaGTTTGAACATCAAACAGAATTAACATTGTTCTAAACTCCATAATCATTGTTCTTAACCTCCACCTCTTATAAAACATGAAACAGGGTTATACAAATTCCCTATCCATATCAAAACGAACagctaaaaaattaaaataaaaacatcagCACTAAGCACTGAGCAGAGTTGATTATAAACATGAAACAGCATTGCCCTATTGCAGCGAACAGCACCTCCAAGTTATTCATCGGTATAAACCCTAAAAGAagcaaaatcaaaattaaacctTGAAATACTCAAATTGGTGAAAGTGGAGGAACTAGGTCACCAACCGAATTAGGAGAAAACAGAAGCAGCGCGTGATTCAAGGGCGAGTTTTGTCTTCGTCAGTATTCGatgcagaggaggaggaggaggaggaagaaggagaaggaggaggaggaggagagtgGTCGGAGCGGAAAGAGAGGAGAGGGTTTTGGCCCTTGATGACCCAACCGAGGGCAAAGAAGGCGAGGCCGGCGAGCAAGGCGGTGCCCCAAGCGTGAGAGTACCACTTGCTGTATTCTCTGGTGGCATACTTCCACTGATCCTTGAGAGTGGAAGGATCAGGGTTCACCGTCTCCGGTGGGTTCACGTGAATCTTCTGATTGTGCCCTGAATACTTGCTTGAAGACCCATTCTTCCCACTTCCATTTGAAGAAGATGGTGGAACAGGGTATTGCTTTTTTGGATCACTTTCTCCCATTCTTCAATCACCGAACAAACCACATTACCTTAGATTCTTAGAACATATTTATATGCCACGTTTCATGAAATCATAGATCACATATTCACACGTGTCCCCCAAGAAAAATTCCTTTCCTtctcttcagttttttttttcttaatttaataattttaaaaagttagaattatataaaaatatccctCATATAAAATTGTCCTTATATAAAAATTAAGTAAGaattataaataatagataaaaattgctaattaatttgattaaattatcatataaaagttttcaattattatataaaaattatttatttgagtaattactttataaaaaatttaaaaaaaataaaatcacttaTATATAAGAATTTTAATTGATAGAGTTTTTAGTATGTTGTTTAACAGTTTGTGTcagtaataaatttttaaataaaatttaaatttgtgatgAATTAGCTTTTAATATATCGAATTAAAAATATCTTGGgcaactaaataaaagaaaatgaagagacAGTTGGCATTCAAAAACTATACTTACATTTAAAATTACAATcattaacaaaattaacaaaaatattttcatgaCCACAAGTCTACAATACATACATATAAGGATGTTTGAAGTTCTCCCCTTGTGGTACCTCATAATTGATGCACCAGAATATTCAAACTGAATTTGTATCCTAAATTTGACACACCAAACCTCAATGATTACATGTGAAGAGGGAAGTAGATACACAAAAAAGTATAAATATACCAAGTCTCATTGAGGTTCTATCTTTGCTGTTGGGAAGTTTCCAGAATGGCTAAAATCTTCATTGTCATAAAGGTGTTTGACATTTTGCCCAAGTGGCACCTCATAGCTTTCTGTGGTGGAAGCTGATTCAACACTGGGGTTCAAACCAGCAAGCTGGATTATGTTCTCAATCTCTTTCACAACCTCAGCCATGGAAGGCCTCTCAGATGCATATTCTTTCACACACCTCATTGCCACTTCAACAAACTTCTCTAACCCCTTTGGACTTGTGCTGCTGACTATGGTTGGATCAACAATAGAGTGAAGATTGTACAAGTCTTTTGATGTATCCATTACCCTCATTACCTCTCTCACAATATACTTCCCTTGCTCTATTGGCCTTTTCGCTGTTACTAGCTCAAGCATCACCACTCCAAAGCTATATACATCGCTCTTTTCGGTCAATTGCTGGCTCATGTAATATTCAGGATCCAAGTATCCCTATGACAACAAAAGGTAACAAAGCAATCAAAATacttattcaatttttttgtgcTAAACAGAAGCTTTCTTTATTCTTCAAGTTTCAT from Arachis hypogaea cultivar Tifrunner chromosome 10, arahy.Tifrunner.gnm2.J5K5, whole genome shotgun sequence includes:
- the LOC112714519 gene encoding uncharacterized protein, producing the protein MGESDPKKQYPVPPSSSNGSGKNGSSSKYSGHNQKIHVNPPETVNPDPSTLKDQWKYATREYSKWYSHAWGTALLAGLAFFALGWVIKGQNPLLSFRSDHSPPPPPSPSSSSSSSSASNTDEDKTRP
- the LOC112714518 gene encoding ras-related protein RABA1f-like encodes the protein MGAYTADEDYDYLFKVVLIGDSGVGKSNLLSRFTKNEFSNESKSTIGVEFATRSIRVDDKIVKAQIWDTAGQERYRAITSAYYRGAVGALLVYDVTRHVTFENVARWLKELRDHTDANIVVMLVGNKADLRHLRAVSTDDATAFAERESTFFMETSALEAFNVENAFTEVMKQIYHVVSKRALDIDDDPTSLPKGQSINVGSRDDVSAVKNGGCCSS